One Gloeothece verrucosa PCC 7822 DNA window includes the following coding sequences:
- a CDS encoding PQQ-dependent sugar dehydrogenase has protein sequence MAITSNPIPELIKKSSLSVGLQEVAHIPNSGTGSNSAARLNFLSSANDGSGRLFVNDMRGKLYVIDNGNVSVYLDLKTQVVSNFLSTSGQQGFTSFAFDPDFKTNGIFYTVNSEQKSTSVPDYPITKPIYDSKGNLIASSHHDVIRQWQVSNPTANTFFGTMRELLRIEEPYADHNVGQIAFNPNAKPGDPDYGMLYIATADGGSNGFPVTDTDPLDNGQDLSVPLAKILRIDPKGNNSANGKYGIPSDNPFVKDNNPNTLGEIWAYGLRNPHRISWDTGGDGKMLIADIGQHFIEEVNLGIKGANYGWGNREGTFVINDNNEYALYPLPDNDADYHYTYPVAQYDHDISGLVAIAGGYVYRGSAIPELVGQYITADFANDGRFFNVSASQLVNGQQATLSELRLFNGTQETSFLKLLNSTRSDVRFGVDEAGEIYVTNKIDGIIRKLVRSPEVTNLNPEGSIQTAFYISDSSVTEGSTNNLSASFTVSLTGAANSTVTVDYATADGPAKAGLDYTATSGTLTFLPGETSKTINVNILNDNTNENTEYFTVNLSNPLNGLLIQPVGTATISDTLFSSVSVTLPSGVENLTLTGSNNINGTGNTGNNILTGNSGNNILNGKEGADILIGDAGNDTYVVDNAGDQVIETLDQGTDTVQASIDYTLPENVEILTLTESNNLTGTGNLLNNTLWGNTGNNSLYGAQGNDYINGKAGADTLTGGEGNDSYVVDNAGDQVIETLNQGTDTVQTSMNYTLPENVEYLILTGTDSVTGTGNVLNNTLWGNTGNNSLYGAQGNDNLNGKAGADTLTGGEGNDSYVVDNAGDQVIETVAQGTDKVQASIDYILPENVEHLTLTGTDNLSGSGNLVNNYLTGNAGNNTLSGGDGNDTLSGNDGDDTLIGGNGNDLVTGGNGNDVFLFESRIEGIDTIQDFSITNDTIQIRRSGFDGELLLGILNQAQFVLGSSAGDSDDRFIYQQSTGKLFFDQDGTGSIAQIQIATLSNKVSLNFNNLTIVA, from the coding sequence ATGGCAATTACCTCTAATCCCATTCCCGAACTGATTAAAAAATCTTCGCTTTCTGTAGGCTTACAAGAAGTGGCCCACATTCCTAATAGTGGAACAGGTAGTAATAGTGCCGCTCGCTTAAATTTCCTCTCCTCTGCTAATGATGGTAGCGGACGGTTATTTGTTAATGATATGCGGGGAAAACTTTATGTTATTGATAATGGCAATGTTAGTGTATATTTAGACCTTAAAACTCAAGTGGTGTCAAATTTTTTATCGACTTCTGGACAGCAGGGATTTACGTCTTTTGCTTTTGATCCCGATTTTAAAACCAATGGCATATTTTACACCGTAAATAGTGAACAAAAAAGTACCTCAGTTCCCGATTATCCCATTACTAAACCGATTTATGACAGCAAAGGCAACCTGATAGCAAGCTCTCATCATGATGTCATTCGACAATGGCAAGTGAGCAACCCTACGGCTAATACCTTTTTTGGAACGATGCGCGAATTACTACGCATTGAAGAACCCTATGCGGATCATAACGTAGGACAAATCGCCTTTAACCCCAATGCTAAACCCGGCGATCCAGATTATGGAATGCTTTATATCGCCACGGCCGATGGTGGAAGTAATGGATTTCCCGTAACCGATACCGATCCTTTAGATAACGGACAAGATTTAAGTGTTCCTCTGGCAAAAATTCTGCGGATTGATCCTAAAGGCAATAATAGTGCTAACGGAAAATATGGCATTCCGAGCGACAATCCTTTTGTTAAAGATAACAACCCTAATACTTTAGGAGAAATCTGGGCTTACGGATTGCGAAATCCCCATCGTATTAGTTGGGATACCGGAGGCGATGGCAAAATGCTCATTGCTGATATTGGCCAGCATTTTATCGAAGAAGTCAATTTAGGCATTAAAGGTGCTAATTATGGTTGGGGAAATCGGGAAGGCACTTTTGTGATTAATGACAATAATGAATATGCTCTCTATCCCTTGCCGGACAATGACGCAGACTACCATTATACCTATCCCGTTGCCCAATATGACCATGATATTAGCGGACTGGTGGCTATCGCTGGCGGCTATGTTTACCGAGGTTCAGCCATTCCTGAATTAGTGGGGCAGTATATTACTGCGGACTTTGCTAATGATGGACGATTTTTCAACGTCAGTGCGAGTCAACTGGTGAATGGTCAACAGGCGACCTTGAGTGAACTAAGACTATTTAATGGCACTCAAGAAACCTCTTTTTTAAAGCTTCTCAATAGCACTCGCAGCGATGTAAGATTCGGCGTTGATGAAGCCGGGGAAATCTACGTTACCAATAAAATAGATGGAATTATCAGAAAGCTTGTGCGTTCACCGGAAGTGACTAACCTTAACCCCGAAGGTAGCATTCAGACCGCTTTTTATATTAGTGATAGCAGCGTCACCGAAGGAAGCACTAATAATTTATCGGCTAGTTTTACCGTGAGTCTGACGGGTGCGGCTAATTCTACTGTAACCGTTGATTATGCCACAGCAGACGGACCCGCTAAAGCCGGACTTGACTATACTGCAACCAGTGGGACACTAACTTTCTTGCCTGGAGAAACCAGCAAAACGATTAATGTCAACATCCTCAACGATAATACTAACGAAAACACCGAATATTTTACCGTTAATTTAAGTAATCCCCTGAATGGGTTGCTAATACAGCCTGTGGGAACCGCGACCATTTCTGATACTTTATTTTCATCGGTTAGTGTCACCTTACCTTCAGGGGTTGAAAATTTAACTCTGACTGGCAGCAATAATATTAACGGCACTGGTAATACTGGCAATAATATTCTTACAGGCAATAGTGGGAACAATATCCTTAACGGTAAAGAGGGGGCAGATATTCTCATAGGAGATGCCGGCAACGATACCTATGTCGTTGACAACGCCGGCGACCAAGTGATTGAAACCCTCGATCAGGGAACCGATACGGTTCAAGCTAGTATTGATTATACCCTGCCGGAAAACGTAGAAATTTTAACCTTGACAGAGAGCAATAATCTCACAGGCACAGGTAATCTTCTCAATAATACTTTGTGGGGCAATACAGGCAATAATTCGCTTTACGGTGCCCAAGGGAATGATTATATTAATGGTAAGGCGGGTGCAGATACTCTCACAGGAGGAGAGGGCAATGATAGCTATGTCGTTGACAATGCCGGCGACCAAGTGATTGAAACCCTCAATCAAGGAACTGATACCGTTCAAACCAGTATGAATTATACCCTGCCAGAAAACGTAGAATATTTAATTTTAACTGGGACAGATAGTGTTACAGGCACAGGTAATGTTTTGAATAATACTTTGTGGGGCAATACAGGCAATAATTCTCTCTACGGTGCCCAAGGGAATGATAATCTTAATGGTAAGGCGGGTGCAGATACTCTCACAGGAGGAGAGGGCAATGATAGCTATGTCGTTGACAACGCCGGCGACCAAGTGATTGAAACCGTAGCTCAGGGAACTGATAAGGTTCAAGCCAGTATTGATTATATCCTGCCGGAAAACGTCGAACATTTAACCTTAACAGGGACAGATAATCTCAGTGGCAGTGGAAATCTTGTTAATAATTATTTGACTGGCAATGCTGGTAACAATACTCTTAGTGGAGGGGATGGTAATGATACCCTAAGCGGCAATGATGGAGATGATACTCTGATAGGAGGCAATGGAAATGACCTTGTCACAGGCGGCAATGGGAATGATGTTTTCTTGTTTGAATCTAGAATAGAGGGAATTGACACCATTCAAGATTTTTCTATCACTAACGATACAATTCAGATTCGCCGCAGTGGGTTTGATGGGGAATTGCTATTAGGAATACTCAATCAAGCTCAATTTGTTTTAGGCTCTAGTGCAGGGGATAGTGATGATCGTTTTATCTATCAACAAAGTACAGGAAAATTATTTTTTGATCAAGATGGAACCGGCAGTATTGCTCAAATTCAAATTGCTACTCTATCTAATAAAGTTAGCCTGAACTTTAATAATTTAACGATTGTTGCTTAG
- a CDS encoding DUF1097 domain-containing protein, with the protein MKPHLTIQIPPKDIESSTDTEPMTPFSHKIIQKFYFLISQSFLASQLKNLKNSNFKIYLKSLLGFLIGTCTSLVAISLLKYYSPLIATLAGGGIGAIFLGLASVIFVIDIKPEASDSLSANQSEDNNIDFFSWLYPKEIEPKLRKTYFILVGLLVICFCAALILHSNNSLIEDFSINMATEILGILLVLFAVDRVIESERDKKDKKKERVAMQQIKQPLLHHFYVLQETFEKVKLDHQTSKIKEISEIFDKLDTEQVSQLSESIKSTDNLLYSLEDMNWLDYLSQECHSTKETLNRTVEKYSLFLQPSLLRSIEEFINSAFIRLIVDYHEKFKHLDESEHILQNQEELFENPDFILLLKQHLFKYFKLIKLFNKNTGEQEKNILFK; encoded by the coding sequence ATGAAACCACATTTAACTATCCAAATACCCCCTAAAGATATAGAATCTTCAACCGACACAGAACCGATGACTCCTTTCTCTCATAAAATTATTCAGAAATTTTATTTTTTAATTTCTCAATCCTTTTTGGCTAGTCAATTGAAAAACTTAAAAAATAGTAATTTCAAAATTTATCTGAAAAGCCTCTTGGGTTTTTTAATTGGAACCTGCACGAGTTTAGTCGCTATCAGTCTTTTAAAATATTATTCTCCTTTAATTGCCACCTTAGCTGGAGGGGGGATAGGCGCTATTTTTCTGGGATTAGCGAGTGTTATTTTTGTCATTGATATCAAACCCGAAGCATCTGATAGCCTTTCAGCTAATCAATCTGAAGATAATAACATCGATTTTTTCTCCTGGCTGTATCCAAAAGAAATTGAGCCGAAATTAAGAAAAACCTATTTTATTTTAGTGGGATTATTGGTAATTTGTTTTTGTGCGGCTCTTATTCTTCATTCTAATAATAGCTTAATCGAAGATTTTTCTATTAACATGGCTACGGAAATTTTGGGAATACTTTTAGTGCTTTTTGCCGTAGATAGAGTAATAGAATCAGAAAGAGACAAAAAGGATAAAAAAAAGGAAAGAGTGGCTATGCAACAAATAAAACAACCGCTCCTTCATCATTTCTATGTCTTGCAAGAAACTTTTGAAAAAGTTAAACTAGATCATCAAACATCTAAAATAAAAGAAATTTCTGAGATTTTTGATAAGTTAGATACAGAACAAGTTTCTCAATTATCTGAATCCATCAAAAGTACAGATAATCTTTTGTATTCCCTTGAAGATATGAATTGGCTTGATTATTTGTCTCAAGAATGCCATTCCACTAAAGAAACTTTGAATCGAACAGTGGAAAAATACTCATTATTTTTACAGCCTAGTCTATTACGAAGCATCGAAGAATTTATTAATTCTGCTTTTATTCGCTTGATTGTAGACTACCACGAAAAATTTAAACACCTGGATGAATCAGAACATATTTTGCAAAATCAAGAAGAATTATTTGAGAATCCGGATTTTATTCTTTTGCTCAAACAACATTTGTTTAAATATTTTAAACTGATCAAGTTGTTTAATAAAAATACTGGAGAGCAAGAAAAAAATATTTTGTTCAAATAA